From one Rosa rugosa chromosome 4, drRosRugo1.1, whole genome shotgun sequence genomic stretch:
- the LOC133742510 gene encoding F-box protein SKIP1-like, whose product MTTLLMRFLRFPNLEVLLIKCCPNVTDASIADIAFRCTMIKELDISYYHKISPEALVLIGKNCPNLTIVKWNALDPSEHAGIVPEEYLKTCPQDGNSEVDAIGKLEHNMLVRIWKWS is encoded by the exons ATGACTACTTTGTTGATGCGTTTTCTGAG GTTCCCAAACCTTGAGGTTCTTTTGATCAAGTGCTGCCCGAATGTGACTGATGCATCCATCGCTGACATAGCGTTTCGGTGCACCATGATTAAGGAACTTGACATCAGCTATTACCATAAAATATCTCCAGAGGCTCTGGTGTTGATTGGGAAGAATTGCCCTAATCTCACAATTGTTAAATGGAATGCATTAGATCCTTCTGAACACGCTGGGATTGTTCCTGAGGAGTATTTAAAAACTTGCCCTCAAGATGGAAATTCAGAAGTTGATGCAATTGGCAAATTAGAGCACAACATGTTGGTTAGGATATGGAAGTGGAGCTGA